A genomic window from Candidatus Desulfarcum epimagneticum includes:
- a CDS encoding hypothetical protein (Evidence 5 : Unknown function) has translation MSIAAGKYHSLAAHENGEVYAWGDNERGQAGDKTRMALYAPTRIKDEKNERLSGVKKVWAGHDHGMARTDEKTLIWGRNNDNQLGDKTGKDRPVPGPVRGGDGGEVTPLDIAVGKSHAVSVLEDSTVFAWGRGVVGGLGMETFGAESDFVQVQSCFALRKDGSVWAWGYNKEGQVGDNGAPNHRPVPVPVHGVDDVGELKDVRWISGYSSRYAVLNDGRVCVWGWNGNNETGTNTRTTSRRHIPYPIYLRKDDQHVFEEKVAKVKAGPLTSYAITEDGALWGWGHIDGKHVLGLGYNVTDFYPKKVMEKGVADVAARDRGGLAVKDDGSLWIWGHNSYGLLGQGHFNATTFDTPKQMNGLPSMIAAAAGAYYTLALDGEGFVWAWGDNRYGQLGINSTADKQATPAKVAMDASGNPLENVVAISATGNNGMALTSDGFVWTWGQNQYGCLGYAAAGNANQRTARRVEMSSEESRFLFGVQGIACGGAVSFALGDDGIVRAWGYGKEGQRGDGTKTETKTYPVETLLPKTKDQANKENPT, from the coding sequence GTGTCCATCGCCGCCGGCAAGTATCATTCCCTGGCGGCCCATGAGAACGGGGAGGTTTACGCCTGGGGCGACAATGAGCGCGGCCAGGCCGGGGACAAAACCCGAATGGCCCTGTACGCACCGACCCGAATCAAAGACGAAAAAAATGAGCGGCTGTCCGGGGTGAAAAAAGTATGGGCCGGGCACGACCACGGCATGGCCCGGACCGATGAAAAGACCCTCATCTGGGGACGAAACAATGACAATCAGCTGGGGGACAAAACCGGAAAGGACCGCCCGGTCCCCGGGCCGGTCAGGGGAGGGGACGGCGGGGAGGTGACCCCCCTGGACATCGCCGTTGGAAAATCCCACGCGGTGTCGGTCCTGGAAGATTCCACGGTCTTCGCCTGGGGAAGGGGCGTTGTGGGCGGGCTGGGAATGGAGACATTCGGGGCCGAGTCCGACTTTGTCCAGGTCCAGTCCTGCTTTGCGCTGAGAAAGGACGGCTCGGTCTGGGCGTGGGGATATAACAAAGAGGGCCAGGTGGGCGACAACGGCGCGCCGAACCATCGTCCGGTCCCGGTCCCGGTCCACGGCGTGGACGATGTCGGGGAGCTGAAGGATGTTCGGTGGATATCCGGATATTCCTCCCGTTACGCGGTTTTAAACGACGGCAGGGTCTGCGTGTGGGGGTGGAACGGAAACAATGAGACCGGGACCAACACCCGAACCACCAGCCGGCGTCACATTCCCTACCCCATTTATCTTCGAAAAGATGACCAGCATGTGTTTGAGGAGAAGGTGGCCAAAGTGAAGGCCGGCCCCCTGACCTCCTACGCCATCACCGAAGACGGGGCGCTGTGGGGCTGGGGTCATATTGATGGGAAGCACGTGTTGGGCCTGGGATACAATGTGACGGATTTCTACCCCAAGAAAGTCATGGAAAAAGGGGTGGCGGATGTCGCCGCCCGGGACCGGGGCGGCCTGGCCGTCAAAGACGACGGCTCCCTCTGGATTTGGGGGCATAATTCATACGGACTGCTGGGCCAGGGCCATTTCAATGCGACGACATTCGACACGCCGAAGCAAATGAACGGCCTTCCCTCCATGATCGCCGCGGCGGCGGGCGCCTATTACACTCTGGCCCTGGACGGGGAGGGTTTTGTGTGGGCCTGGGGAGACAACCGATACGGCCAGCTGGGAATCAACTCCACCGCCGACAAACAGGCGACCCCGGCCAAGGTGGCGATGGACGCCTCGGGAAATCCCCTGGAAAATGTCGTGGCCATATCCGCGACGGGAAATAACGGCATGGCCCTGACGTCCGACGGGTTTGTGTGGACATGGGGGCAAAATCAATACGGATGCCTGGGGTATGCCGCGGCCGGAAACGCCAACCAGAGGACGGCGCGCCGGGTGGAGATGTCTTCGGAGGAGTCCCGGTTTCTTTTCGGGGTCCAGGGCATCGCCTGCGGGGGCGCCGTGAGCTTCGCCCTGGGCGATGACGGAATCGTCCGGGCATGGGGGTATGGAAAAGAAGGACAGCGCGGCGACGGGACAAAGACGGAAACCAAAACCTATCCTGTGGAGACGTTGCTGCCCAAAACAAAGGACCAGGCGAATAAGGAGAATCCAACATGA
- a CDS encoding hypothetical protein (Evidence 5 : Unknown function): protein MIRALKFNGTDTHISLGDSASVSEMIPEAFCIEAWVRRDIPQEWTAFAGILEDDGVREKGWTLGLAGGRPAFGLATKTGRKLVWAKGEKEDWGGKWRHMAGVYDGKEMALYVDGDLKARAKNSGAVLYPEKGEFVIGAFKDATEFYPFAGNIAEVRLWKTALSRDALAVKKDIHLDPGEHPDLAGCWPLIDGAGRVIQNRVESGQNGRVNGGAQWEDRGGLSLSGRLPVPAPPSNLTAEDIRDDRFTAKWENVSGARAYLLDVAADAEFKTPVQGFSGLETAETSVAVTGLEGGKTYFWRVACKTLEDTGKPGGVKETRTRVFAIPDANWAVSFPEDETRSTFIDFGKIEDVKAALPKEALTIEAWVRPDDWGDAGIFGVIGKDGEEKKGWLLGIKNKKFFFSVSGKDTDGAGDSGVLTELVSKKGFASKKWLHAAGVCSGKEMELYINGERICGTKKSSGDIHYPADEKGNFFAGRAMDKDGKPSSFKGMMSEIRLWNEALSQGDIQKRMEYRVKDPGKEKNLLGWWPLSSGSGSDISDIKGNLHGRLSGRAEWADAGDLCLFWPLEDAVQVAAGLRHTLALKKDGAVWAWGAGSRGQLGDGSYQARYSPVMVKDSQGKKHLTGIKEIAAGHFHSLALDKDGRVWAWGDHSLLQLGNEELKESSSPLPVRVALTGVKSLSALSDFSLALKNDGTVWAWGSNDKSGLGSDPASAGEKSAAPLQVKADNSYSHLEEIVQIAAGKYHGLALDKNGRVWAWGDNGKNQTGGPSTHQAFVVKDVDGRPLSGIVSIAAGKYHSLAAHENGEAYAWGDNAHGQAGDPDKMALYAPTRLKDEKGVRLSGVKKVFAGYDHSMAETGDKTLIWGRNEHDQLGDKTGKDRGVPAPAKGRDGKDAKALDIAGGKSHTVSLMPDSTVFAWGGNSLGQLGNGEVDARGVMEVGVGCESIFGAKRDGSLWAWGRNTHNSLGINSTKDQTFPVQVPGIGGEGTLKGVKAVDGMKGWDSNTHAFGLALLKTGRVCAWGGNNYGQLGVGNTTRQNHPVYVMKDENNVFEQNAIKAAAGELHGAALTEDGLVYSWGYNHHGELGIGDNKQGYYYPQKVDIDKATDITACQHNIFIIKEDGTLWGTGYNLNGELGQGDTRHRNTFIQVPGLERIVAIAGGGHHIMALDAHGRVWAWGDNHRSQLGNNTTTDQKSPVRVVSPAGSVGDFLEDIVAISAGNWHSMAVKEDGTVWCWGENNNGRLGYAVSGDVNQKRPGQVRYGDESAFLLGIRRAFAGYHTSFALDEDGTLWSWGAGNNGERGDGETHEQTYPVKVLL from the coding sequence ATGATACGCGCGCTTAAATTCAACGGGACGGACACGCATATCTCCCTGGGAGATTCCGCATCCGTCTCTGAAATGATTCCCGAAGCCTTTTGCATTGAAGCCTGGGTCCGGCGGGACATCCCCCAGGAATGGACGGCGTTCGCCGGGATACTGGAAGACGACGGCGTCCGCGAGAAGGGATGGACGCTGGGGCTGGCCGGGGGCCGTCCGGCCTTTGGTCTGGCCACGAAGACGGGCCGGAAACTGGTCTGGGCAAAGGGAGAAAAAGAAGACTGGGGCGGAAAATGGCGCCATATGGCCGGGGTCTATGACGGCAAAGAAATGGCGCTGTATGTGGACGGCGATCTTAAAGCCCGGGCGAAAAATTCCGGCGCCGTTTTGTATCCCGAAAAGGGGGAGTTCGTCATCGGCGCGTTTAAGGACGCCACCGAGTTTTACCCGTTTGCGGGCAATATCGCCGAGGTCCGGCTGTGGAAAACGGCCCTCTCTCGGGACGCCCTGGCCGTGAAAAAAGATATTCACCTGGACCCCGGGGAGCATCCGGACCTGGCCGGCTGCTGGCCCCTCATCGACGGGGCCGGGCGCGTGATCCAAAACCGGGTGGAGTCCGGGCAAAACGGGCGCGTGAATGGCGGCGCCCAGTGGGAGGACCGGGGGGGCTTAAGCCTTTCCGGGCGCCTTCCCGTTCCCGCGCCGCCCTCGAATCTCACGGCCGAAGACATTCGGGACGACCGGTTCACGGCGAAGTGGGAGAATGTGTCCGGCGCGAGGGCCTACCTTCTGGATGTGGCGGCCGACGCCGAATTCAAAACGCCTGTCCAGGGGTTTTCGGGTCTTGAAACCGCCGAAACCTCTGTGGCGGTGACCGGCCTGGAAGGCGGGAAAACGTATTTCTGGCGCGTGGCCTGCAAAACCCTGGAGGACACGGGGAAACCCGGCGGGGTAAAGGAGACCCGAACCCGGGTTTTCGCCATCCCGGACGCCAACTGGGCCGTCTCCTTTCCCGAAGACGAGACCCGCTCCACGTTCATCGATTTCGGGAAAATCGAGGACGTTAAAGCCGCCCTTCCCAAAGAGGCGCTCACGATTGAGGCGTGGGTCAGGCCCGATGACTGGGGCGACGCCGGGATTTTCGGCGTCATCGGAAAAGACGGGGAGGAAAAAAAAGGATGGCTTTTGGGAATTAAAAACAAAAAATTCTTTTTTTCGGTGTCGGGCAAGGACACGGACGGCGCCGGGGATTCCGGCGTTTTGACCGAGCTGGTCTCCAAAAAGGGTTTTGCAAGCAAAAAATGGCTCCACGCGGCCGGGGTGTGCAGTGGAAAGGAGATGGAGCTGTATATCAACGGCGAGCGGATCTGCGGAACCAAAAAATCGTCCGGGGACATCCATTACCCGGCCGATGAAAAGGGGAATTTTTTCGCCGGACGCGCGATGGACAAGGATGGAAAACCTTCAAGTTTCAAAGGCATGATGAGCGAAATCCGTCTTTGGAACGAAGCGCTTTCCCAAGGGGACATTCAAAAACGGATGGAATACCGGGTTAAAGACCCCGGGAAAGAAAAAAATCTCCTGGGCTGGTGGCCCCTTTCCAGTGGATCGGGAAGCGACATTTCCGATATCAAAGGAAATCTTCATGGGCGCTTAAGCGGCCGGGCCGAGTGGGCAGACGCCGGGGACCTTTGTTTGTTCTGGCCGCTTGAGGACGCCGTCCAGGTGGCCGCGGGACTTCGGCACACCCTGGCCTTGAAAAAAGACGGCGCCGTGTGGGCCTGGGGCGCCGGCAGCCGGGGGCAGCTCGGGGACGGGTCTTATCAAGCCCGCTATTCCCCGGTCATGGTCAAAGATTCCCAGGGAAAAAAACACCTGACCGGGATCAAAGAGATCGCGGCCGGGCATTTTCACTCCCTGGCCCTGGACAAGGACGGCCGGGTCTGGGCCTGGGGAGACCATTCCCTTCTCCAGCTTGGAAACGAGGAGCTGAAGGAGTCCTCCAGCCCCCTGCCGGTCCGGGTGGCGCTCACCGGCGTGAAATCCCTGTCGGCGCTTTCCGATTTCAGCCTGGCTTTGAAAAACGACGGCACGGTCTGGGCCTGGGGCTCCAATGACAAAAGCGGGCTCGGAAGCGACCCGGCGTCGGCGGGCGAAAAAAGCGCGGCGCCGCTCCAGGTCAAGGCGGACAACAGCTACTCCCACCTGGAGGAGATCGTTCAAATCGCGGCGGGCAAATATCACGGTCTGGCGCTGGACAAAAACGGCCGGGTCTGGGCCTGGGGAGACAACGGAAAAAACCAGACCGGGGGCCCGTCCACCCACCAGGCGTTTGTGGTCAAAGACGTGGACGGCCGGCCGCTTTCCGGGATCGTGTCCATCGCCGCCGGAAAATACCATTCCCTGGCGGCCCATGAAAATGGAGAGGCGTATGCCTGGGGCGACAACGCGCATGGCCAGGCCGGGGACCCGGATAAGATGGCCCTTTACGCCCCGACACGGCTTAAAGACGAAAAGGGCGTCCGGCTGTCCGGGGTGAAAAAAGTTTTCGCCGGTTATGACCACAGCATGGCCGAAACCGGCGACAAAACCCTCATATGGGGAAGAAACGAGCACGACCAGCTCGGGGACAAAACCGGGAAGGACCGGGGTGTTCCGGCGCCGGCGAAGGGCCGGGACGGAAAGGATGCCAAAGCCCTGGACATCGCCGGCGGCAAGTCCCACACCGTTTCGCTCATGCCCGATTCCACGGTTTTCGCCTGGGGAGGAAACAGCCTCGGGCAGCTGGGAAACGGGGAAGTGGACGCGCGCGGCGTCATGGAGGTCGGCGTGGGATGCGAGTCCATTTTCGGCGCAAAAAGGGACGGGTCCCTGTGGGCATGGGGACGAAATACCCACAACAGCCTGGGGATCAATTCCACAAAGGATCAGACGTTCCCGGTTCAGGTCCCGGGAATCGGCGGCGAGGGAACGCTTAAGGGTGTCAAAGCCGTGGACGGGATGAAAGGATGGGACAGCAACACGCATGCGTTCGGCCTGGCCCTTCTGAAGACCGGCCGGGTGTGCGCGTGGGGGGGAAACAATTACGGGCAGCTGGGTGTCGGAAACACGACCCGCCAAAATCACCCCGTGTATGTCATGAAGGATGAAAACAATGTGTTTGAACAGAACGCGATCAAAGCGGCGGCGGGCGAGCTGCATGGCGCCGCCTTGACCGAAGACGGCCTCGTTTACTCATGGGGGTACAACCACCACGGCGAGCTGGGGATTGGAGACAACAAGCAGGGCTATTATTATCCCCAAAAAGTGGACATTGACAAAGCGACGGATATCACGGCCTGCCAGCATAATATTTTCATCATAAAGGAAGACGGGACATTGTGGGGAACCGGGTATAACTTAAACGGCGAGCTGGGCCAGGGGGACACCCGGCATCGGAACACATTCATCCAGGTTCCCGGTCTTGAGCGCATTGTGGCCATTGCGGGCGGGGGCCACCACATCATGGCCCTGGACGCCCATGGCCGTGTGTGGGCCTGGGGAGACAATCACAGGTCACAGCTGGGAAACAACACAACGACCGATCAGAAATCCCCGGTCCGGGTGGTCTCTCCCGCGGGAAGCGTCGGGGATTTTCTGGAAGACATCGTCGCCATTTCGGCGGGGAACTGGCACAGCATGGCGGTGAAAGAGGACGGGACCGTGTGGTGCTGGGGGGAAAACAATAACGGCCGGCTGGGGTACGCCGTGAGCGGGGACGTGAACCAGAAGCGTCCCGGGCAGGTCCGGTATGGCGACGAGTCCGCTTTTCTCCTGGGAATCCGAAGGGCTTTCGCCGGATATCACACTTCCTTCGCCCTGGATGAGGACGGGACGCTGTGGTCCTGGGGCGCGGGGAACAACGGCGAGCGCGGGGACGGCGAAACCCATGAGCAGACCTACCCGGTGAAGGTATTGCTGTAA
- a CDS encoding hypothetical protein (Evidence 5 : Unknown function) gives MIRTLKFNGVDNYIALGDSADVKKRAAGSLTIEAWIRTDPDVRQEWTAFAGALEDSGSNERGWALGIAYGRLAFGLAAESGRGLVWARADKDYLDGEWRHVAGVYDGETMRLYVDAELAAEAKNSGAVLYPDGGEFVIGAFKDSSEFYPFNGNIAEVRLWSGAKSRDAILVNRKYHLDPADYSDLVGYWPLIDGVGNVAWNWLKSGKNGDIKGQAAWEDRGGLTIKGHFPVPSPPVHLESKDIRDDRFTADWEGVSGAEDYILDVALDDDFENRLKDYDALKTRETRVRVKGLESGKTYFWRVSCRTSDDTGKPSGVQRAATRAFSIPDANRALSFPEDEANSSFIDLGKIEDVKDALPADAFTAEAWVRPDDFSDSGIFGVIGKDGDEKKGWLLGIKDKKFFFSVSGKDTDGAGESGVWTELVSKKDFMAQTWRHVAGVYSGKEMELYVDGERIRGTGKAAGAIFYPADQKGDFRIGTGAFSDGKSKSFKGMMAEIRLWSRALSGADIREGMEHRVYDPEKQESLAGCWPLCKGSGTAAADITGKTPGELSGRAAWADAGDLCLFWPLGDTVQTAAGLRHTLALKSDGTVWAWGANSRGQLGDGSRKPRYSPVMVKDAKGEKYLTGIKEIAAGHFHSAAVDENGRVWTWGDHSLCQLGNQEFKETSSRLPVRAGLVGVKSVSALGDFTLALKNEGTVWGWGVNDQNQLGNDKTSAGEKSAAPLQVKADNDYSHLEEIVQVSAGKHHGLALDQNGRIWTWGDNGKKQLTAPSTFQAFIVKDQDGAPLAGIQSIAAGMWHSLAVDESGQALAWGDNAHGQAGRGDETAVEVPKRVKDENGDWLSGVRSVSAGYDHSMAWTDQKTLAWGRNDHNQLGDGTGKDRPFPLPVKDRDGKEAKTLFIAGGKSHTAAVMPDGGVFAWGKNAAGQLGNGEIDAPHIISLGLGHSTTYVVKKDGVVWGAGWNAHNFLGDNSGKNGYVPVRILGVDGVGELENVKFVDGSIGTDTRGFAFAILESGRVCAWGANGYGQLGTGDKTSRHFPVWLMKDKENVFEENVIKVAGGEFHSALLTEDGAVYTWGHNNHGQLGLGNKTESLYPKKVEIEGAVDIITCEYNTFVLKEDGSLWGCGYNGEGNLGQNDRTHRSAMTRVPDLDNIVSLAGGAHHILALDARGDLWAWGYNHVGQVGNNSTARQLSPVRVVAPKGSPDTYLENIIAVSAGMNHSLAVKEDGTVWAWGENYHGRLGYAITGDVNQQLPGQVEYSGGSGFLLGMRAVFGGTRYSLALDEDGILWAWGRNMHGQCVDGKGDGKTETRNDYPVKTLVNE, from the coding sequence ATGATACGCACTTTGAAATTCAACGGCGTGGACAACTATATCGCCCTGGGAGATTCCGCCGACGTGAAAAAGCGGGCGGCCGGCTCGCTCACCATCGAGGCGTGGATCCGGACCGATCCGGACGTCCGCCAGGAATGGACGGCATTCGCCGGGGCGTTGGAGGACTCCGGCTCAAACGAGAGGGGATGGGCCCTGGGAATCGCCTACGGAAGGCTCGCCTTCGGCCTGGCCGCCGAGTCGGGCAGGGGCCTGGTCTGGGCCCGGGCCGACAAAGATTATCTGGACGGAGAGTGGCGCCACGTGGCCGGGGTCTATGACGGAGAAACCATGAGGCTTTATGTGGACGCGGAGCTTGCGGCCGAGGCGAAAAACTCCGGCGCGGTTCTCTATCCCGACGGAGGGGAATTCGTCATCGGGGCCTTTAAGGACTCCAGCGAGTTTTACCCGTTTAACGGAAATATCGCCGAGGTCCGGCTGTGGAGCGGCGCCAAATCGAGAGACGCCATTTTGGTGAACCGGAAATACCACCTGGACCCCGCCGATTATTCGGATCTGGTCGGGTACTGGCCGCTGATCGACGGGGTGGGAAATGTGGCCTGGAACTGGCTGAAATCCGGGAAAAACGGCGACATCAAGGGTCAGGCCGCCTGGGAGGACCGGGGGGGGCTGACGATCAAAGGCCATTTCCCGGTTCCCTCCCCGCCGGTTCATCTGGAATCCAAAGACATCCGGGACGACCGCTTCACCGCCGACTGGGAGGGCGTGTCCGGGGCCGAGGACTACATCCTGGACGTGGCCCTGGACGATGATTTTGAAAACCGCCTGAAAGATTACGACGCTTTGAAGACCCGGGAAACCAGGGTCCGGGTGAAGGGGCTGGAAAGCGGCAAAACTTACTTCTGGCGGGTGTCGTGCCGAACCTCGGACGACACGGGCAAGCCCAGCGGGGTCCAGAGGGCCGCCACACGGGCCTTCAGCATCCCGGACGCCAACCGGGCGCTGTCCTTTCCTGAGGACGAGGCGAATTCCAGCTTCATCGACCTGGGAAAAATCGAGGACGTGAAAGACGCCCTTCCCGCCGACGCCTTCACCGCGGAGGCGTGGGTCCGGCCCGATGATTTCAGCGACTCCGGCATTTTCGGCGTGATCGGAAAGGACGGGGACGAAAAAAAGGGCTGGCTTTTGGGGATCAAAGACAAAAAGTTCTTTTTTTCGGTGTCGGGCAAGGACACGGACGGCGCCGGCGAGTCCGGCGTCTGGACCGAGCTGGTCTCCAAAAAGGACTTCATGGCCCAAACCTGGCGCCATGTGGCCGGGGTGTACAGCGGAAAGGAAATGGAGCTGTACGTGGACGGCGAGCGGATCCGCGGGACCGGCAAGGCGGCCGGGGCGATTTTTTACCCGGCGGACCAGAAGGGGGATTTCAGGATCGGGACGGGGGCTTTTTCCGACGGAAAATCCAAAAGCTTTAAGGGCATGATGGCCGAAATCCGTCTCTGGAGCCGGGCCCTTTCCGGGGCCGACATTCGGGAGGGAATGGAACACCGCGTTTATGATCCTGAAAAACAGGAGAGCCTGGCCGGGTGCTGGCCCCTTTGCAAGGGATCGGGAACCGCAGCCGCGGACATCACGGGAAAGACGCCCGGGGAATTGAGCGGCCGGGCCGCGTGGGCCGACGCCGGGGATTTATGCCTGTTCTGGCCCCTTGGGGACACGGTCCAGACGGCGGCCGGACTTCGGCACACGCTGGCGCTGAAAAGCGACGGCACGGTCTGGGCCTGGGGCGCCAACAGCCGGGGCCAGCTAGGGGACGGAAGCCGAAAACCCCGGTATTCCCCGGTCATGGTGAAAGACGCCAAAGGCGAAAAATACTTAACCGGGATCAAAGAGATCGCGGCCGGGCATTTTCACTCGGCGGCTGTGGATGAAAACGGCCGGGTCTGGACCTGGGGCGATCATTCCCTTTGCCAGCTGGGAAACCAGGAGTTCAAAGAAACCTCCAGCAGACTTCCGGTCCGGGCGGGCCTTGTGGGCGTGAAATCCGTGTCGGCGCTGGGCGATTTCACCCTGGCCCTTAAAAACGAGGGCACGGTCTGGGGCTGGGGCGTCAATGATCAGAACCAGCTGGGGAACGACAAGACGTCTGCGGGCGAAAAAAGCGCGGCGCCGCTCCAGGTCAAAGCGGACAACGACTACTCCCATCTGGAGGAGATCGTTCAGGTCTCGGCGGGCAAACATCACGGCCTGGCGCTGGATCAAAACGGCCGGATATGGACCTGGGGCGACAACGGTAAAAAACAGCTCACCGCTCCATCCACGTTCCAGGCTTTTATAGTGAAAGACCAGGACGGGGCCCCTCTTGCCGGCATTCAATCCATCGCCGCCGGCATGTGGCACAGCCTGGCCGTGGACGAAAGCGGACAGGCGCTGGCCTGGGGCGACAACGCCCATGGCCAGGCCGGGCGCGGGGACGAGACGGCCGTGGAGGTCCCGAAGCGGGTCAAGGACGAAAACGGGGACTGGTTGTCCGGGGTTCGGTCCGTGTCCGCCGGTTATGATCACAGCATGGCCTGGACCGATCAGAAAACCCTTGCCTGGGGAAGAAACGACCACAACCAGCTCGGGGACGGGACCGGGAAAGACCGGCCCTTTCCCCTTCCCGTGAAAGACCGGGACGGAAAAGAGGCGAAAACCCTTTTCATCGCCGGCGGCAAATCCCACACCGCCGCCGTCATGCCCGACGGAGGCGTTTTCGCCTGGGGGAAAAACGCCGCCGGGCAGCTGGGAAACGGCGAAATCGACGCGCCCCATATCATCAGCCTGGGTCTGGGCCATTCCACCACTTATGTGGTGAAAAAAGACGGCGTGGTCTGGGGGGCCGGGTGGAACGCCCATAACTTCCTGGGGGACAACTCCGGAAAGAATGGGTATGTCCCGGTCCGGATATTGGGAGTGGACGGCGTGGGTGAGCTGGAAAACGTCAAATTCGTGGACGGCTCCATCGGAACCGACACCCGGGGATTCGCCTTTGCGATCCTTGAAAGCGGCCGGGTCTGCGCCTGGGGCGCCAACGGGTATGGCCAGCTGGGGACCGGGGACAAAACCAGCCGCCATTTTCCCGTGTGGCTCATGAAGGACAAGGAGAATGTCTTTGAAGAAAATGTCATTAAAGTCGCGGGCGGGGAGTTTCACTCGGCCCTTTTGACCGAGGACGGCGCAGTTTACACATGGGGCCACAATAACCACGGCCAGCTGGGGCTGGGGAACAAGACCGAGTCCCTTTATCCGAAGAAGGTGGAAATAGAGGGAGCCGTGGATATCATCACCTGTGAATACAATACCTTTGTTCTAAAGGAGGACGGCTCTCTTTGGGGATGCGGGTATAACGGGGAAGGGAACCTTGGACAAAATGATCGGACACACAGAAGCGCAATGACCCGGGTCCCCGATCTTGACAATATCGTGTCCCTGGCGGGGGGGGCTCACCATATCCTGGCCCTGGACGCCCGGGGCGATCTGTGGGCCTGGGGATATAACCATGTGGGGCAGGTGGGGAACAACTCCACCGCCAGGCAGTTGTCCCCGGTCCGGGTGGTGGCGCCCAAGGGAAGCCCGGACACATATCTGGAGAACATCATCGCCGTCTCGGCCGGGATGAACCACAGCCTGGCCGTGAAAGAGGACGGTACCGTGTGGGCCTGGGGGGAAAACTATCACGGCCGCCTGGGATACGCCATCACCGGGGACGTCAACCAGCAGCTTCCCGGCCAGGTGGAGTATTCGGGCGGGTCCGGGTTTCTCCTGGGCATGCGCGCCGTCTTCGGCGGGACCCGGTATTCCCTGGCCCTGGACGAGGACGGGATCCTGTGGGCCTGGGGCCGGAACATGCACGGGCAGTGCGTGGACGGGAAAGGGGACGGCAAGACTGAAACCCGGAACGATTACCCGGTCAAGACTTTGGTAAATGAATGA